The Daucus carota subsp. sativus chromosome 2, DH1 v3.0, whole genome shotgun sequence genome includes a window with the following:
- the LOC108206065 gene encoding serine/threonine-protein kinase SAPK3 isoform X2, whose amino-acid sequence MEEKYEVLKQLGSGNFGVARLVRDKITEELFAVKFIDRGNKIDENVQREIINHRSLTHPNIVRFKEVMLTPSQLAIVMEYAAGGELFAKICSAGRFSEDEARYFFQQLISGVSYCHSMEVCHRDLKLENTLLDGSPTPRLKICDFGYSKSAVLHSQPKSTVGTPAYIAPEVLSRKEYDGKIADVWSCGVTLYVMLVGAYPFEDPEDPRNFRKTIGRISIPEIKKHPWFIKNMPQELVEGEKTNYGEAERDKQLQSIDEIMQIIQEAKIPGDTGTKAEGKPGGIGDSLDADEDVDLEFDIDYSGDCASQI is encoded by the exons ATGGAGGAGAAATACGAGGTATTAAAACAACTTGGTTCTGGGAATTTCGGAGTGGCCAGATTGGTTAGAGATAAGATAACAGAGGAGCTTTTCGCTGTCAAGTTTATTGACAGAGGAAACAAG ATTGATGAGAATGTTCAGAGAGAAATCATCAATCACAGATCATTAACGCATCCAAATATTGTCAGGTTCAAGGAA GTAATGCTGACTCCGTCACAATTGGCGATAGTCATGGAATATGCAGCTGGAGGTGAGCTCTTTGCTAAGATATGCAGTGCCGGTAGATTTAGTGAAGATGAG GCACGCTATTTCTTTCAGCAGCTTATATCTGGAGTCAGCTATTGCCACTCCATG GAAGTATGTCACAGAgacttaaaacttgaaaacactCTCTTGGATGGAAGTCCAACTCCACGCCTTAAAATATGTGATTTTGGTTATTCAAAG TCAGCGGTACTGCACTCCCAACCCAAATCAACAGTAGGAACTCCGGCTTATATTGCCCCAGAGGTCCTCTCCCGAAAGGAATACGACGGAAAG ATTGCTGATGTATGGTCATGTGGTGTGACACTATATGTGATGCTAGTGGGAGCGTACCCTTTTGAGGATCCTGAAGATCCTAGAAATTTTCGCAAAACCATTGGG AGAATTAGCATTCCTGAGATTAAGAAGCATCCAtggtttataaaaaatatgccTCAAGAACTGGTggagggagagaaaacaaactACGGGGAAGCTGAGCGTGACAAACAACTTCAGAGCATTGacgaaattatgcagatcaTACAAGAGGCCAAGATCCCTGGAGACACAGGAACGAAAGCAGAGGGGAAACCTGGTGGTATTGGTGATTCACTTGATGCCGATGAGGATGTGGACCTGGAATTTGATATTGATTACAGTGGTGATTGTGCATCACAAATTTGA
- the LOC108206065 gene encoding serine/threonine-protein kinase SAPK3 isoform X1, which yields MEEKYEVLKQLGSGNFGVARLVRDKITEELFAVKFIDRGNKIDENVQREIINHRSLTHPNIVRFKEVMLTPSQLAIVMEYAAGGELFAKICSAGRFSEDEARYFFQQLISGVSYCHSMEVCHRDLKLENTLLDGSPTPRLKICDFGYSKSAVLHSQPKSTVGTPAYIAPEVLSRKEYDGKIADVWSCGVTLYVMLVGAYPFEDPEDPRNFRKTIGRIMSAQYSIPDYVRVSAECRHLLSQIFVANPSKRISIPEIKKHPWFIKNMPQELVEGEKTNYGEAERDKQLQSIDEIMQIIQEAKIPGDTGTKAEGKPGGIGDSLDADEDVDLEFDIDYSGDCASQI from the exons ATGGAGGAGAAATACGAGGTATTAAAACAACTTGGTTCTGGGAATTTCGGAGTGGCCAGATTGGTTAGAGATAAGATAACAGAGGAGCTTTTCGCTGTCAAGTTTATTGACAGAGGAAACAAG ATTGATGAGAATGTTCAGAGAGAAATCATCAATCACAGATCATTAACGCATCCAAATATTGTCAGGTTCAAGGAA GTAATGCTGACTCCGTCACAATTGGCGATAGTCATGGAATATGCAGCTGGAGGTGAGCTCTTTGCTAAGATATGCAGTGCCGGTAGATTTAGTGAAGATGAG GCACGCTATTTCTTTCAGCAGCTTATATCTGGAGTCAGCTATTGCCACTCCATG GAAGTATGTCACAGAgacttaaaacttgaaaacactCTCTTGGATGGAAGTCCAACTCCACGCCTTAAAATATGTGATTTTGGTTATTCAAAG TCAGCGGTACTGCACTCCCAACCCAAATCAACAGTAGGAACTCCGGCTTATATTGCCCCAGAGGTCCTCTCCCGAAAGGAATACGACGGAAAG ATTGCTGATGTATGGTCATGTGGTGTGACACTATATGTGATGCTAGTGGGAGCGTACCCTTTTGAGGATCCTGAAGATCCTAGAAATTTTCGCAAAACCATTGGG AGAATAATGAGTGCGCAGTACTCCATCCCTGATTATGTGCGTGTGTCTGCTGAGTGTAGACACCTTCTCTCCCAAATCTTTGTTGCAAACCCCTCAAAg AGAATTAGCATTCCTGAGATTAAGAAGCATCCAtggtttataaaaaatatgccTCAAGAACTGGTggagggagagaaaacaaactACGGGGAAGCTGAGCGTGACAAACAACTTCAGAGCATTGacgaaattatgcagatcaTACAAGAGGCCAAGATCCCTGGAGACACAGGAACGAAAGCAGAGGGGAAACCTGGTGGTATTGGTGATTCACTTGATGCCGATGAGGATGTGGACCTGGAATTTGATATTGATTACAGTGGTGATTGTGCATCACAAATTTGA